A single window of Scylla paramamosain isolate STU-SP2022 chromosome 27, ASM3559412v1, whole genome shotgun sequence DNA harbors:
- the LOC135114414 gene encoding prostatic spermine-binding protein-like: MDGDDDNNNNIINNNNENHNNNDDNGDDDDNGDDDDNGDDDDDNGDDDDDNGNDDDNGDDDDNGDDDDNGDDDDDNGDDDDNGNDDDNGDDDNGDDDDTVHLIHEGCNRSQESESSRLPGPIKAPVPQEGTVKRFIQDYKEKYLETSQLKQLKSKVRGSA, translated from the exons ATGG ACggcgacgacgacaacaacaacaacattattaacaacaacaacgaaaaccacaacaacaacgacgacaacggcgacgacgacgacaacggcGATGACGACGACAatggcgacgacgacgacgacaacggcgacgacgacgacgacaacggcaacgacgacgacaatggcgacgacgacgacaacggcGATGACGACGACAatggcgacgacgacgacgacaacggcgacgacgacgacaacggcaacgacgacgacaatggCGACGACGACAacggcgacgacgacgaca CTGTACATCTCATCCACGAAGGCTGTAACAGATCACAGGAG AGTGAGAGCAGCAGGTTACCAGGCCCAATAAAGGCACCAGTCCCTCAAGAAGGCACAGTCAAAAGGTTCATCCAGGATTATAAAgagaagtatcttgaaacctcccaatTGAAACAGCTCAAGTCAAAGGTAAGAGGAAGTGCATAA